A portion of the Sebastes fasciatus isolate fSebFas1 chromosome 2, fSebFas1.pri, whole genome shotgun sequence genome contains these proteins:
- the eif3jb gene encoding eukaryotic translation initiation factor 3 subunit J-B isoform X2 encodes MTQLQPSSSKRRPGRFLKDNWDDEDEVEAKKAQMKKDAKVSDKKKLSEKIKEKENRLKKKQQEQLKKEEEDEELTHEEQQAEKLRVQKLQEDADLELANDAFGVSSTSNSVTGIDAMCPSSKEDFTEFEKLLKEKISQFEKSDHYSSFLDSLFRELCISLEVEDLKKVTNSLTALLCEKQKQEKQNKGKKKKKGVVPGGGLKAQLRDDLDYAEFDGGYAQDYEDFM; translated from the exons ATGACTCAACTCCAGCCGAGCAGCAGCAAGAGGAGGCCTGGACGTTTCCTAAAG gacaactgggatgatgaggatgaagtTGAAGCGAAAAAGGCCCAGATGAAAAAGG atGCAAAGGTTTCTGACAAGAAAAAGCTGAGTGAGAAGatcaaagagaaagaaaaccggttaaagaaaaaacaacaggagcagctgaagaaagaggaagaggat GAAGAACTCACTCATGAAGAACAACAAGCAGAGAAGCTAAGAGTGCAGAAATTACAGGAAGATGCAGACTTGGAGCTAGCAAACGATGCTTTTG gtgTCAGCAGCACTTCAAACAGTGTCACTGGGATTGACGCTATGTGTCCATCTTCCAAAGAAGACTTCACAGAGTTTGAAAAATTGTTGAAAGAAAAGATATCCCAGTTTGAAAAATCTGATcattattcaagtttcttggaTTCATTGTTTCGGGAACTCTGTATTTCAT TGGAAGTAGAGGACTTGAAGAAAGTCACTAATTccctgacagccctactttgtgaaaaacagaaacaagaaaAA caaaacaaaggaaagaagaagaagaaaggggtCGTACCTGGAGGCGGATTGAAAGCACAGCTGAGAGATGACCTTGACTATGCAGAGTTTGATGGTGGCTACGCCCAAGACTATGAGGACTTCATGTGA
- the eif3jb gene encoding eukaryotic translation initiation factor 3 subunit J-B isoform X1, producing MADWDAESFEPEEENKKAAVMVDKWEGEDDDDDVKDNWDDEDEVEAKKAQMKKDAKVSDKKKLSEKIKEKENRLKKKQQEQLKKEEEDEELTHEEQQAEKLRVQKLQEDADLELANDAFGVSSTSNSVTGIDAMCPSSKEDFTEFEKLLKEKISQFEKSDHYSSFLDSLFRELCISLEVEDLKKVTNSLTALLCEKQKQEKQNKGKKKKKGVVPGGGLKAQLRDDLDYAEFDGGYAQDYEDFM from the exons ATGGCGGATTGGG ACGCTGAGAGCTTCGAGCCGGAGGAGGAGAATAAAAAGGCGGCAGTGATGGTGGACAAGTGGGAAGGAGAGGACGACGACGATGATGTTAAG gacaactgggatgatgaggatgaagtTGAAGCGAAAAAGGCCCAGATGAAAAAGG atGCAAAGGTTTCTGACAAGAAAAAGCTGAGTGAGAAGatcaaagagaaagaaaaccggttaaagaaaaaacaacaggagcagctgaagaaagaggaagaggat GAAGAACTCACTCATGAAGAACAACAAGCAGAGAAGCTAAGAGTGCAGAAATTACAGGAAGATGCAGACTTGGAGCTAGCAAACGATGCTTTTG gtgTCAGCAGCACTTCAAACAGTGTCACTGGGATTGACGCTATGTGTCCATCTTCCAAAGAAGACTTCACAGAGTTTGAAAAATTGTTGAAAGAAAAGATATCCCAGTTTGAAAAATCTGATcattattcaagtttcttggaTTCATTGTTTCGGGAACTCTGTATTTCAT TGGAAGTAGAGGACTTGAAGAAAGTCACTAATTccctgacagccctactttgtgaaaaacagaaacaagaaaAA caaaacaaaggaaagaagaagaagaaaggggtCGTACCTGGAGGCGGATTGAAAGCACAGCTGAGAGATGACCTTGACTATGCAGAGTTTGATGGTGGCTACGCCCAAGACTATGAGGACTTCATGTGA